In the genome of Xyrauchen texanus isolate HMW12.3.18 chromosome 33, RBS_HiC_50CHRs, whole genome shotgun sequence, one region contains:
- the LOC127626987 gene encoding V-set and transmembrane domain-containing protein 4-like, whose translation MKISPVVTALMTCVLFKNMCSAINVTVTPSPFILVAEGNNVTLSCKVTQRRRSASLPVVRWMFLPEWGEEELLVARVNMRRAKFYGNYTKSFSKPKMKLTVVKQGKIFNLLILNITEQDRGLYSCRVHEFKKHQERWKASTNSSASTQLRVHVRPAARPKEELWSLFEDVYLCAVLVCCVGLLCMCMFTVAVSCQCLQRKRRLKENYHLVKSSQNSSGETVTSVVSLSPAIPKKERKYKKKKIMEQPDIPPEIPAKVPIADKIRKPKLLKPQPRKFILPKIAEESLTYAELELIKPLPDAKTAMTGTVYAQILFEDKPV comes from the exons ATGAAGATCTCTCCAGTGGTAACAGCTCTCATGACTTGCGTCCTCTTCAAAA ATATGTGCTCCGCTATCAATGTCACAGTCACTCCTTCTCCATTCATATTGGTGGCAGAGGGGAATAATGTCACCTTGTCCTGTAAGGTGACCCAGCGGCGTAGGTCGGCAAGTCTGCCCGTTGTGCGCTGGATGTTCCTGCCTGAGTGGGGAGAAGAGGAGCTACTAGTGGCCAGGGTTAACATGCGTAGGGCAAAGTTCTATGGAAACTATACCAAGAGCTTCAGCAAGCCCAAAATGAAGCTGACAGTGGTGAAACAGGGCAAGATATTTAACCTCCTCATCTTGAACATCACAGAACAGGACAGGGGTCTTTACAGCTGCAGGGTCCATGAGTTTAAAAAGCATCAGGAACGTTGGAAAGCGTCAACCAACAGCTCAGCATCCACACAGCTAAGAG TCCATGTTCGCCCAGCTGCAAGACCAAAGGAAGAACTCTGGAGTCTGTTTGAAG atgtgtatttgtgtgcagtACTGGTTTGTTGTGTTGGGCTCTTGTGCATGTGCATGTTCACTGTAGCTGTGAGCTGTCAGTGTCTGCAGAGGAAGAGACGTTTAAAAG AAAACTATCATTTGGTCAAGAGCTCACAGAACAG CTCAGGGGAGACAGTCACTAGTGTTGTGAGCCTATCCCCAGCTATTcccaaaaaagagagaaagtacaagaaaaagaaaatcatggAGCAGCCAGACATACCACCAGAGATACCAGCTAAAG TCCCTATTGCAGACAAAATCCGAAAGCCAAAGCTTTTAAAACCTCAACCCAGGAAATTCATTTTG CCCAAAATTGCTGAGGAGAGCCTAACATATGCTGAACTTGAACTGATAAAGCCACTGCCCGATGCCAAAACTGCAATGACAGGAACTGTATATGCTCAAATACTATTTGAAGATAAGCCAGTCTAG